A region of Nostoc sp. 'Peltigera membranacea cyanobiont' N6 DNA encodes the following proteins:
- a CDS encoding retropepsin-like aspartic protease family protein, protein MLQSFFSRATLILVSSALAVLCVACSEDKRNTVAGGNEQPAPIGDLASVEPAVKPPTPAVTPEVQPLEPSESEPSLFEQGLDKAVGAWSISRSAQSPGDWILVANQYQDAIALMERVRRQSPEFAIAQTKITEYRHQIKYAQQQAAPRPVRLAEPKRIVVVVPQTAITPKYTSPPEETKPLSIKPALPSSAVVIPDQEVFTAPIKRRLGGTPIVEVTFNGQQQFEMIVDTGASGTVITQEMANALGIVTVGRAKANTASSRAVEFPVGYVNSMAVGGVIVNKVPVAIAGADLETGLLGHDFFGNYDVTIKRNVVEFRPQLRSQINPPETQLTAPTSSKQPRFVGYP, encoded by the coding sequence ATGCTTCAGTCTTTTTTTTCCCGTGCAACCCTAATTTTAGTATCAAGCGCTCTTGCGGTTTTGTGTGTTGCCTGTAGTGAAGACAAACGGAACACTGTGGCTGGTGGCAATGAGCAACCCGCGCCAATTGGGGATTTGGCATCAGTAGAACCTGCCGTCAAACCACCAACACCAGCAGTTACCCCAGAAGTACAGCCGCTAGAGCCGTCTGAAAGCGAACCAAGTCTTTTTGAACAGGGGTTAGACAAAGCGGTTGGCGCTTGGAGTATCAGCCGTTCTGCTCAATCTCCAGGTGATTGGATTTTGGTGGCGAATCAGTACCAGGATGCGATCGCGTTGATGGAAAGAGTCCGGCGACAAAGCCCGGAATTTGCGATCGCTCAAACCAAAATCACTGAATATCGCCACCAAATTAAATATGCTCAACAACAAGCTGCTCCTCGCCCTGTGCGTCTTGCCGAACCGAAGAGGATAGTAGTTGTGGTTCCTCAAACAGCAATCACACCAAAGTATACTTCGCCTCCAGAAGAAACAAAACCGTTATCAATAAAACCAGCTTTGCCGTCATCAGCAGTAGTGATTCCAGATCAGGAAGTGTTTACAGCCCCAATTAAAAGGCGACTTGGTGGTACGCCAATTGTGGAAGTCACTTTCAATGGCCAGCAACAATTTGAGATGATTGTGGATACGGGAGCCAGTGGCACTGTCATCACCCAAGAGATGGCCAATGCTTTGGGAATCGTGACAGTGGGGAGAGCTAAGGCAAATACCGCTAGTTCTAGGGCTGTAGAATTTCCTGTGGGCTATGTTAATTCGATGGCAGTTGGTGGGGTAATAGTAAATAAAGTACCAGTAGCGATCGCAGGTGCGGATCTAGAAACTGGACTTTTAGGACATGACTTTTTTGGTAACTACGATGTCACCATTAAACGGAATGTAGTAGAGTTTCGCCCGCAATTGCGATCGCAAATCAATCCCCCAGAAACTCAACTAACTGCTCCAACTTCGTCCAAGCAGCCCCGCTTTGTAGGATATCCTTAG
- the trpD gene encoding anthranilate phosphoribosyltransferase → MTTSPIPAQESSASWYMLLQQLIDGQSLSRTQAAELMQGWLSEAVPPELSGAILTALNFRGISADELTGMAEVLQSQSKLGTGDWGLGTGQKSSQSLIPVIDTCGTGGDGSSTFNISTAVAFVAAASGVAVAKHGNRSASSLTGSADVLEALGVNLSASSDKVQAALQEVGITFLFAPGWHPALKAVAQLRRTLRVRTVFNLLGPLVNPLRPTGQVVGLFTPKLLATVAQALNNLGKEKAIVLHGREKLDEAGLGDETDLAVLSNGEVQVTTINPLDLDLTPAPIGMLRGGDVKENAVILKAVLQGKGTQAQQDAVALNASLALQVAGTIALLDHAQGIKIAKDILQSGAAWTKLEQLVEFLGD, encoded by the coding sequence ATGACAACTTCCCCAATCCCTGCTCAAGAATCGTCTGCTAGCTGGTATATGCTGCTGCAACAATTAATAGATGGCCAATCCTTGTCTCGTACTCAAGCTGCTGAATTGATGCAAGGTTGGCTTAGTGAAGCGGTTCCCCCTGAGTTATCAGGGGCTATTTTAACAGCGCTGAACTTTAGAGGCATTTCTGCCGATGAATTGACTGGTATGGCTGAAGTATTACAATCTCAATCAAAATTGGGGACTGGGGACTGGGGACTGGGGACTGGGCAAAAATCCAGCCAATCTCTAATCCCTGTAATAGATACCTGTGGCACTGGTGGAGATGGTTCATCAACCTTTAATATTTCTACAGCCGTTGCATTTGTAGCTGCTGCATCTGGCGTAGCCGTTGCTAAACACGGCAATCGTTCAGCTTCAAGTCTGACGGGGAGCGCAGATGTGTTGGAAGCCTTGGGTGTAAACTTGAGTGCATCCAGTGACAAGGTGCAAGCCGCATTACAAGAGGTGGGGATCACTTTTTTGTTTGCACCTGGTTGGCATCCAGCACTGAAAGCGGTTGCCCAATTGCGGCGGACTCTCAGGGTAAGAACGGTGTTTAATTTGCTGGGGCCGTTAGTAAATCCTTTGCGTCCAACTGGGCAAGTAGTGGGGCTATTTACTCCCAAACTTTTGGCGACTGTTGCCCAAGCATTAAACAATTTGGGCAAGGAAAAGGCGATCGTTTTACATGGACGAGAAAAACTTGATGAGGCTGGGTTAGGAGATGAAACTGATTTAGCGGTTTTATCAAATGGAGAAGTGCAGGTAACTACCATCAATCCCCTAGATTTGGATCTAACACCTGCTCCCATAGGTATGCTTCGGGGTGGCGATGTCAAAGAGAATGCGGTGATTCTCAAGGCGGTACTCCAAGGTAAGGGAACTCAGGCGCAACAAGATGCGGTTGCCTTAAATGCGTCGTTGGCGCTGCAAGTAGCGGGTACGATCGCACTCTTAGATCACGCCCAAGGGATTAAAATCGCTAAGGATATCCTACAAAGCGGGGCTGCTTGGACGAAGTTGGAGCAGTTAGTTGAGTTTCTGGGGGATTGA
- a CDS encoding DNA adenine methylase produces MIKSPLRYPGGKSKAINQIAEYLPDSFSEFREPFVGGGSVFIDLRQKFPHIKIWINDLNRELFLFWKIAQSDIAQLVQEIRHIKLKYTDGKLLFAELTTVDVNNLSDLERAVRFFVLNRITFSGTVESGGFSQEAFHKRFTNSSIERLEKLEGILSENVQITNLDYSHLLKSAGEDVFLFLDPPYFSATKSKLYGKDGDLHTSFEHQRFAELLQQCHHRWLITYDDSPQIRENFQWANISAWELQYGMNNYKQSGAAKGKELFITNYEVKLYLDKKAKNQKLVNPALQLSLDI; encoded by the coding sequence ATTATCAAAAGTCCTCTGCGATATCCTGGTGGTAAGTCAAAAGCAATAAATCAGATAGCTGAATACTTACCAGATAGCTTTTCAGAATTTCGAGAGCCTTTTGTGGGTGGTGGTTCTGTATTCATTGATTTAAGACAAAAGTTTCCACATATCAAAATTTGGATTAACGATTTAAACCGCGAACTATTTTTATTCTGGAAAATTGCCCAATCTGATATCGCTCAGTTAGTTCAAGAAATTCGACATATTAAACTAAAATATACAGATGGTAAACTGCTCTTTGCAGAACTTACTACTGTAGATGTAAATAATTTATCTGATTTAGAAAGAGCAGTTCGTTTTTTCGTCCTCAATAGAATAACCTTTTCAGGAACTGTAGAATCAGGTGGCTTTTCCCAAGAAGCTTTTCATAAAAGATTTACTAATTCTTCGATAGAACGCTTAGAAAAACTAGAAGGTATTCTATCAGAAAATGTCCAAATTACTAATCTTGATTACAGTCATCTATTAAAATCAGCAGGAGAAGATGTATTTTTATTTTTAGATCCACCATATTTTAGTGCTACAAAATCAAAGCTATATGGTAAAGATGGTGACTTACACACGTCTTTTGAACATCAGAGATTTGCTGAACTTTTGCAACAATGCCATCATCGCTGGCTAATAACCTACGATGACTCACCGCAAATTCGAGAAAATTTTCAATGGGCTAATATCTCAGCGTGGGAATTGCAGTATGGCATGAATAACTATAAGCAGAGTGGTGCAGCTAAAGGAAAAGAATTATTCATTACTAACTACGAAGTTAAACTTTATTTGGATAAAAAAGCAAAAAATCAGAAGCTTGTTAATCCAGCTTTGCAGTTGAGCCTTGATATTTAA
- a CDS encoding high light inducible protein: MADVKKTTGSIPEDPNALRWGFTPQSENWNGRFAMIGFLSAVALEVFSGQGILHFWGIL; the protein is encoded by the coding sequence ATGGCAGACGTTAAGAAGACTACGGGTTCGATTCCAGAAGATCCTAATGCTTTGCGCTGGGGCTTTACTCCTCAGAGCGAAAACTGGAACGGTCGTTTTGCAATGATTGGTTTTCTATCTGCTGTTGCGCTTGAAGTGTTTTCTGGCCAAGGGATTTTACACTTCTGGGGCATCCTTTAG
- a CDS encoding molecular chaperone yields the protein MNPFQLNKYSDREPEKQQKRFPGWFALDFGTSNSTVTLFDPIEVPIAEILPKEQEMRLRDRLSEWLSSPASVALPDVSDDDWAKFITEISKNLEIDPRKLSEVFESDNKERFLEAIRQIELSLGNSERFRRAVSKKLYQIYHEVFRVPTLESQNLIPVVLDIDRRDTEIPSELEISQLGDLKLRMGREARDNRKKAIAQGTSSSLKEIISRFHHSPKRYFGQERSFSIIVDGEEEIITANQLIQSAWAHLIELTEDYRQRAQRRFSEGTFLTAVVTYPTVAPPVVRKEVKEFVEQLGIDDVQTAYDEAVSVAIFFLWREFGGNLNIGIESFKTRCRQAGNKWSQNVLVLDIGGGTTDLALIELTLEDKTPTFADYEDRGLGGRYYKLTPKLLGSSGHLQLGGELITLRIFRLLKVAIADFLLTAVTTGDLESEKLEDLISSELNERFLEQGKFKSGSILKCLDKENPEGDIAYKDALDTAEKVLPTRWQQSPQRLQSFYILWDYAEAAKLKLGQKAPTDNSLLTFTLSEQQISELLNQSAVKLQVKDPNNICVTLDNRQFERAAVSGIKEAIGIAKGLMESRLRPDDLTKDSWNSQKVDWLILSGKTCNLDIVQRQIYQEFSKSPYFVWNPERITFVLEFTKLATSAGACYAEKLRRLRFDPEESKSLLRKGANQLEIDVKNLFYYLPCNFKRKTQSNDLLTIFKAGQELYQLAHWETVAKVRTAWQGIQLTNIIYRQDYEDGDLRLWGSFDGKNLMNKLGMQEAEFLKKIKVQFEIDQTLEFNVLLCQGNPHYLIDIPGIELESVISETSPLFADGKLNWNIAVERFNKDLNDGDIAVNVLESATVDQPDAYHLVFEVGNDGSKLFQKFHYLRDGVTEPGIGLISNPLPPFPQTGQHTFYIYQTDAETNSKKWIRIGALSKPDVTTDYPCQYRVTLDNQGILRMHAGEVPYWTSNSQECLKEEGCVYIAELELQPNEVDKERDPFCGIH from the coding sequence ATGAACCCTTTCCAACTCAACAAATATAGCGATCGAGAACCAGAAAAACAACAAAAAAGATTTCCGGGATGGTTTGCTTTAGATTTTGGTACGTCGAATTCCACAGTTACACTCTTCGATCCAATTGAAGTACCGATCGCAGAAATTCTCCCCAAAGAGCAAGAAATGCGGTTGCGCGATCGCTTATCAGAATGGCTAAGTTCCCCCGCTTCAGTAGCTTTACCAGATGTCAGCGATGACGATTGGGCAAAATTCATCACAGAAATTAGCAAAAATCTGGAGATAGATCCAAGAAAGTTGAGTGAAGTATTTGAAAGTGACAATAAAGAGCGCTTTTTAGAAGCAATTCGCCAAATTGAGCTTTCTTTAGGAAACAGTGAGAGATTCCGCCGGGCTGTCAGCAAAAAACTTTACCAAATCTATCATGAGGTATTCCGCGTTCCTACCCTAGAGTCGCAAAATCTGATCCCAGTTGTGCTGGATATCGATCGCCGCGATACGGAAATTCCCAGCGAATTGGAAATTTCGCAGCTAGGGGACTTAAAACTGCGGATGGGCAGGGAAGCTAGAGATAACCGCAAAAAAGCGATCGCTCAAGGTACAAGTAGTTCTTTAAAGGAAATTATCAGCAGATTTCACCATTCACCCAAACGTTATTTTGGTCAGGAGCGATCGTTTTCAATTATTGTAGATGGTGAAGAAGAAATAATTACTGCTAACCAACTAATTCAATCTGCTTGGGCGCATTTAATCGAGTTAACTGAAGATTACCGCCAACGCGCCCAACGTAGATTTTCAGAAGGGACTTTTTTAACAGCAGTTGTTACTTACCCCACTGTTGCCCCACCAGTTGTTCGCAAGGAAGTTAAGGAATTTGTTGAGCAATTGGGAATCGATGATGTTCAAACTGCTTATGATGAAGCTGTTTCTGTGGCAATATTCTTTTTATGGCGAGAATTTGGCGGTAATCTTAATATTGGCATCGAATCATTCAAAACTCGTTGCCGTCAAGCAGGAAATAAATGGTCACAAAATGTCCTCGTTTTAGATATTGGTGGGGGAACCACAGATTTAGCTTTAATTGAACTGACTTTAGAAGATAAAACCCCTACTTTTGCCGATTATGAAGACCGAGGTTTAGGAGGACGTTACTATAAACTTACTCCCAAACTATTAGGTTCATCTGGTCATTTACAGTTAGGTGGTGAGTTAATTACGCTGCGGATTTTTAGATTATTAAAAGTTGCGATCGCAGACTTTTTATTGACAGCAGTAACGACAGGCGATCTTGAAAGCGAAAAGCTAGAAGATTTAATTAGCTCTGAATTAAACGAGCGCTTTTTAGAACAAGGCAAATTCAAAAGTGGCAGTATTTTAAAATGTCTAGATAAAGAGAATCCAGAAGGCGATATTGCTTACAAAGATGCCCTAGATACTGCCGAGAAAGTATTACCTACTCGTTGGCAACAATCACCCCAACGCCTGCAATCCTTTTATATCCTTTGGGATTATGCAGAAGCCGCAAAACTTAAACTTGGGCAAAAAGCGCCAACAGATAATTCTCTATTAACCTTCACACTTTCTGAACAACAAATTTCCGAACTGCTCAACCAAAGCGCCGTTAAATTGCAAGTCAAAGATCCAAATAACATCTGTGTTACTTTAGATAATCGGCAATTTGAACGAGCCGCCGTTTCAGGAATTAAAGAAGCGATCGGTATTGCTAAAGGATTGATGGAAAGTCGCTTGCGTCCCGACGATCTCACCAAAGATTCTTGGAATTCTCAAAAAGTTGATTGGTTAATTCTATCTGGCAAAACTTGTAATTTAGACATAGTACAGCGCCAAATCTATCAAGAATTTAGTAAATCTCCATATTTTGTGTGGAATCCAGAACGAATTACATTTGTGTTGGAATTTACCAAATTAGCCACCTCCGCAGGTGCTTGCTATGCCGAGAAATTGCGAAGATTAAGATTCGATCCAGAAGAGTCTAAAAGCTTACTGCGTAAGGGAGCTAACCAACTAGAAATTGATGTTAAAAACCTATTTTATTATTTACCTTGCAACTTCAAACGTAAAACTCAAAGTAACGATTTACTAACTATATTCAAAGCTGGACAAGAACTCTATCAACTCGCACATTGGGAAACTGTCGCTAAGGTTCGTACTGCATGGCAAGGAATCCAATTAACTAATATTATTTACCGTCAAGACTACGAAGATGGAGATTTACGACTCTGGGGTAGCTTCGACGGCAAAAATCTCATGAATAAACTGGGAATGCAAGAAGCAGAGTTTCTGAAAAAAATAAAAGTCCAGTTTGAAATTGACCAAACCCTTGAATTTAATGTATTGCTTTGTCAGGGAAACCCCCATTATTTAATTGATATTCCCGGCATTGAGTTGGAATCGGTTATTTCAGAAACATCGCCGCTATTTGCTGATGGTAAATTGAACTGGAATATTGCTGTTGAACGTTTCAATAAAGATTTAAACGATGGTGATATTGCCGTCAATGTTCTTGAGTCTGCAACTGTCGATCAACCAGATGCCTATCATCTTGTATTTGAAGTAGGAAATGATGGTAGTAAATTGTTCCAAAAATTTCACTATTTACGCGATGGTGTGACAGAACCAGGAATTGGATTAATTAGTAATCCTTTACCTCCATTCCCGCAAACTGGCCAGCACACGTTCTATATTTATCAAACAGATGCGGAAACCAACAGCAAAAAATGGATAAGAATTGGCGCACTTAGTAAACCAGATGTGACAACAGATTATCCTTGCCAATATCGGGTAACTCTTGACAATCAAGGTATTTTACGGATGCACGCTGGCGAAGTCCCTTATTGGACATCAAACAGTCAAGAATGCTTAAAAGAAGAGGGATGCGTTTATATTGCTGAATTAGAATTGCAGCCCAATGAAGTTGATAAAGAACGCGATCCATTTTGCGGCATACATTAA
- a CDS encoding Rpn family recombination-promoting nuclease/putative transposase yields the protein MRRDAIFYTIFKRVPGLLFELVEQPPAEAASYRFESVEVKEPTFRIDGVFLPPPDATSQTIFFAEVQFQKDELLYHRFFSESMLYMYRNPSLYDDWYGVIILQSRSLEPEKTTIHRSLLNSSQVQKIYLDELGTPDEQKVGISLMQLTIASETQMVQDAKRLIERVQQEQITVLAKKEIIDVITTIAVYKFSNLSREEVEAMLGVKLEETRVYQEAKQEGRQEGREELKLELVPQLLASGMSMENVAQLLNLTIEQVRLANEQESSRST from the coding sequence GTGAGACGTGATGCGATTTTTTATACAATTTTCAAGCGTGTCCCTGGGTTGCTATTCGAGTTAGTAGAACAGCCTCCAGCCGAAGCTGCTAGCTATCGCTTTGAATCAGTTGAAGTTAAAGAACCAACATTTCGGATTGATGGCGTATTTTTGCCTCCACCTGATGCAACATCTCAGACGATCTTTTTTGCTGAGGTACAATTCCAAAAGGATGAGTTATTGTACCATCGGTTTTTCTCCGAATCGATGTTGTATATGTATCGGAACCCATCGCTTTATGATGACTGGTATGGGGTGATTATTTTACAGTCTCGCAGCTTGGAACCTGAAAAAACCACTATTCACAGATCGTTACTGAACAGTTCACAAGTACAAAAAATTTATTTGGATGAGTTAGGTACTCCTGATGAGCAAAAAGTAGGTATCAGTTTGATGCAGTTGACTATTGCCTCAGAGACTCAAATGGTGCAAGACGCGAAACGTTTAATTGAGAGGGTGCAACAAGAACAGATAACTGTTTTAGCGAAGAAAGAGATAATAGATGTAATCACAACAATTGCTGTTTATAAATTTTCAAACTTAAGTCGTGAAGAGGTAGAGGCAATGTTAGGAGTTAAGTTAGAAGAAACGAGGGTTTATCAAGAAGCTAAACAAGAGGGACGACAAGAAGGACGAGAAGAACTAAAACTTGAACTTGTACCTCAGCTATTAGCTAGTGGTATGTCGATGGAAAACGTTGCCCAATTACTGAATTTAACCATTGAACAAGTAAGACTTGCAAATGAGCAAGAATCTTCAAGATCAACTTAG
- a CDS encoding proteasome protein yields MEPDKLGRFKEYGEFILRKIDSVPQHPSKQEDWVPASLDDCLLRLRSAAQKTVDLATSPVKIGVMGEFSSGKTLLLGSLIGYADALPVSENPTTGNVTAIHIIPQDDFATTQLSNFTVEYLSHEGVHECLRFMLGEAHKRTTAAGLPPIPVSKLNSGKDIIGWCEEAWNSSNNLELRYLLRELVLFLRAYQAYGEVMCGGHYQIDATTAREGLQLVEQPMAIQSLKFEDLPPAHIRLPSPPQRLPTKLLQNSFPLIRRVDIDVKISREIWDFNGAAKFILIDFPGLGAANSGARDTFLSLRELAEVQTILVLLNGKSPGSDRANKIFTMMQQQRPGQDLKDLILVGVGRFDQLPLDSEGGERELDQLIEDSSHLKEETVFQKLKVLQTTIDGAEAFTTQKDRIVLLSPLLGLAELAKRSSTVKAGSPDFLANLDYPDYLDRSKRLQDKWELLSERLLDTDPRSNLGKQLGYFGQDGGLSKLRELIQTHVATHGLKQLYEDTRRASDVVSQQQDHLKDIIDEIHEQGIPTGDSPAFLELRYVVESLDKIYRNFQKDLGTEPLKDRRGVVVSDVVKDELTFRILNWNQWTLLFNKANNGAIALAESKGAAGKLFDRGNRVNTSLPTKSDDFYPVFEKTVQEVEDFARDRIHQAVVDLLNQLSNYVAPEREQLQAFFHPDMEQEIEEKFGFEDADLFYKLLLGCDPNEWKEAIVSEITSKDKTVAPETIFPLARQDEKHNVGQIFDWAPEKNQGLSRSSNHQLLVLRLRDEITASASLHLVQYVSEVNQQINSELEGILDQIIPSLQNLSKKETLLRYLAAGDLPAEVAIPTWLQILSEIASVSYLDV; encoded by the coding sequence ATGGAACCAGATAAACTGGGCCGTTTTAAGGAGTACGGCGAATTCATCCTCCGAAAGATAGATTCTGTGCCCCAGCACCCTTCAAAACAAGAAGATTGGGTTCCGGCTAGTCTTGATGACTGTCTCCTGCGTTTGCGGTCAGCTGCCCAGAAAACTGTAGACCTTGCAACTTCACCTGTCAAAATTGGGGTGATGGGAGAATTCAGTAGTGGGAAAACTTTACTTTTAGGCAGTCTAATTGGATATGCAGATGCTTTACCAGTCAGTGAAAACCCCACTACAGGTAATGTTACCGCAATACATATCATTCCGCAAGACGACTTTGCAACTACTCAATTAAGTAATTTTACTGTAGAGTATCTTTCTCACGAAGGGGTACATGAGTGTCTACGCTTCATGCTAGGGGAAGCCCATAAACGCACGACAGCAGCAGGACTTCCTCCGATACCAGTATCAAAACTTAACTCTGGCAAAGATATTATTGGTTGGTGTGAGGAAGCTTGGAATAGTAGTAACAATTTAGAGCTACGTTATTTACTGCGGGAGTTGGTATTATTCCTCCGAGCTTATCAAGCTTATGGGGAAGTTATGTGTGGTGGGCACTACCAGATTGATGCTACTACCGCCCGTGAGGGGCTACAACTGGTTGAACAGCCAATGGCAATCCAAAGTCTGAAATTTGAGGATTTACCGCCAGCGCATATCCGATTGCCGAGTCCACCCCAGAGGCTACCAACAAAGTTATTGCAGAATAGCTTTCCACTCATCCGCCGTGTAGATATCGATGTGAAAATCTCACGGGAAATTTGGGATTTTAATGGTGCTGCTAAATTTATTCTGATCGACTTTCCGGGATTGGGGGCTGCTAATTCGGGGGCTAGGGATACCTTTTTGTCGCTGCGAGAATTAGCAGAAGTACAAACAATTTTGGTATTGCTCAATGGTAAATCTCCCGGTAGCGATCGCGCCAATAAAATTTTCACCATGATGCAGCAGCAGCGACCGGGACAAGACCTGAAAGATTTGATTCTCGTCGGTGTAGGTCGCTTCGATCAACTGCCTTTAGATAGTGAAGGTGGCGAAAGAGAACTCGACCAACTGATTGAAGATAGTTCACATTTAAAAGAGGAAACCGTTTTCCAAAAACTCAAAGTTCTGCAAACTACTATTGACGGTGCAGAAGCCTTTACAACCCAAAAAGACCGCATCGTTTTACTGTCGCCACTGTTGGGACTGGCTGAATTAGCAAAACGTTCTAGTACAGTCAAAGCCGGCTCACCAGATTTTTTGGCTAACTTAGATTATCCTGATTACCTAGATCGGTCTAAACGCCTACAAGATAAATGGGAGTTATTAAGCGAACGGCTTTTAGACACCGATCCGCGCAGTAATTTAGGCAAACAGCTAGGTTACTTTGGTCAAGATGGCGGACTTAGTAAGCTGCGGGAATTGATTCAAACTCACGTAGCAACTCACGGTTTGAAGCAACTGTATGAAGATACTCGCAGAGCTTCTGATGTCGTGAGTCAGCAACAAGACCACTTGAAAGACATCATAGATGAAATTCACGAGCAAGGTATCCCCACAGGAGACAGCCCCGCCTTTCTTGAGTTGCGCTATGTAGTCGAAAGCTTGGATAAAATCTACAGGAATTTTCAAAAAGATTTGGGGACGGAACCACTTAAAGATCGGCGCGGTGTTGTCGTCAGCGATGTAGTTAAAGACGAACTCACTTTTAGAATCCTCAATTGGAACCAGTGGACTTTACTCTTCAACAAAGCCAACAATGGAGCGATCGCTCTGGCGGAATCTAAAGGTGCAGCCGGGAAATTATTCGATCGGGGAAATCGTGTAAATACTTCCCTACCAACCAAGAGCGATGATTTTTATCCAGTATTTGAAAAAACCGTTCAGGAAGTAGAAGATTTTGCCCGCGATCGCATCCATCAAGCAGTGGTAGATTTGTTAAACCAATTGTCAAATTATGTAGCCCCAGAACGCGAACAATTACAGGCATTTTTCCATCCAGATATGGAACAAGAAATTGAAGAGAAATTTGGTTTTGAAGATGCCGATCTCTTTTACAAATTATTACTCGGATGCGATCCTAACGAATGGAAGGAAGCGATCGTTTCGGAAATCACTAGTAAAGATAAAACTGTTGCACCTGAAACCATCTTTCCCCTAGCGCGTCAAGATGAGAAACACAACGTTGGTCAAATCTTTGACTGGGCCCCAGAAAAAAACCAGGGTTTATCTAGATCGAGCAATCACCAACTTTTAGTACTACGATTACGTGATGAAATCACGGCTAGCGCTAGTCTCCATCTTGTACAGTATGTTAGCGAAGTTAATCAACAAATTAATTCCGAACTAGAAGGAATTTTGGATCAAATTATTCCTAGTTTGCAAAACCTTTCAAAAAAAGAAACTTTGCTGAGATATTTAGCGGCTGGGGACTTACCAGCAGAGGTAGCAATTCCTACTTGGTTACAGATTCTTTCAGAAATTGCTTCTGTTTCTTACTTAGATGTTTGA